One genomic window of Candidatus Pseudobacter hemicellulosilyticus includes the following:
- a CDS encoding DUF1761 domain-containing protein has protein sequence MVDFHSINWLAVLVAGIVAFMLGGVWYSPALLGNAWMKENKLTLEMVQGANKGRLFGWYFLLSLVIATNLALFLAPSPAACPSGCAHTIDLAGGALAGLLTGVWVFSFLAIIALFEQKTARYIFINGGYCMLALTLMGAIIGAWR, from the coding sequence ATGGTAGACTTTCACTCGATCAACTGGTTAGCTGTGCTGGTGGCCGGCATCGTTGCTTTTATGCTGGGCGGCGTATGGTATTCACCGGCTTTGCTGGGTAATGCCTGGATGAAGGAAAACAAACTAACGCTGGAAATGGTACAGGGAGCCAATAAAGGCCGGCTTTTTGGCTGGTACTTCCTGCTCTCCCTGGTGATAGCCACTAACCTGGCCCTGTTCCTGGCGCCATCACCAGCAGCCTGCCCTTCCGGCTGCGCACACACGATAGACCTGGCAGGTGGCGCACTGGCCGGTCTGCTGACAGGGGTCTGGGTCTTCTCTTTCCTGGCCATCATAGCCCTGTTTGAGCAAAAGACAGCCCGTTATATTTTCATCAATGGAGGATATTGTATGCTGGCGCTGACACTGATGGGGGCCATCATCGGCGCCTGGAGATAG
- a CDS encoding 1-phosphofructokinase family hexose kinase has protein sequence MIVTITMNPSVDKSTSVDKLVPEKKMRCAELITEAGGGGINISKALKELGGDSLAIFPSGGLNGKALEGYLSEKGIRFQTIPIERETRENIVVRENHSNQQFRFVMPGPEMGQQEVDACLDMVRRLDPAPSIIVASGSLPPGMPANFFGLLADLAKEIGARYIVDTSGEPLLLAAQEGVYLLKPNMSELGKLSGHDYIEAGDVGKAALEVIRKGECEVMVVSMGPAGALLVTRDGHHQIPAPVVKKQSTVGAGDSMVAGMIWQLSQGKPLKEVVQFGVACGTAATMNPGTTLFKKADVERLFRWIQEAGQ, from the coding sequence ATGATCGTTACCATCACTATGAATCCCTCAGTGGATAAGAGCACCTCAGTTGACAAACTGGTTCCAGAGAAAAAAATGCGTTGTGCTGAACTGATCACCGAAGCCGGGGGCGGCGGTATCAATATCAGTAAGGCCCTGAAAGAACTGGGCGGTGATTCTCTGGCTATATTTCCTTCCGGCGGCCTTAACGGCAAAGCCCTGGAAGGTTATCTCTCGGAAAAAGGCATCCGCTTCCAGACCATTCCCATTGAGCGGGAGACCAGGGAAAATATTGTGGTACGGGAGAACCATAGCAACCAGCAGTTCCGCTTTGTCATGCCCGGCCCGGAAATGGGTCAGCAAGAGGTTGACGCCTGCCTGGACATGGTCCGCCGGCTGGATCCTGCACCCAGTATCATTGTAGCCAGCGGCAGCTTGCCGCCTGGTATGCCGGCCAATTTCTTTGGGCTCCTGGCTGATCTGGCCAAAGAGATCGGCGCCAGGTATATTGTTGATACTTCCGGGGAGCCCCTCCTGCTGGCCGCACAGGAAGGCGTATACCTGCTCAAGCCAAATATGTCTGAACTGGGCAAACTCAGCGGCCATGATTATATAGAAGCCGGAGACGTTGGAAAGGCCGCCCTGGAAGTCATCCGTAAAGGAGAATGTGAGGTGATGGTGGTGTCTATGGGACCCGCCGGCGCTTTACTGGTTACCCGCGATGGCCACCACCAGATCCCGGCGCCGGTAGTGAAGAAGCAAAGTACCGTAGGTGCGGGCGACAGCATGGTGGCCGGCATGATCTGGCAGCTGTCGCAGGGCAAACCGCTCAAAGAAGTAGTGCAGTTTGGCGTAGCCTGTGGCACAGCAGCCACCATGAATCCCGGTACAACCCTGTTCAAAAAAGCAGATGTGGAACGCCTGTTCCGGTGGATACAGGAAGCGGGGCAGTAA
- a CDS encoding histidine kinase, which produces MKTKQPGTKSPITMKVNDIGFRLILIPFCGILIPIAAHLVDHAKFSVWQILLSYLFTIGIAFLVWHGNRYLLFTLRSYFNWFNKPIRKIVVLVMAATCFTIPISVLLLLIWHQLFSQGIVNWEAVKQSTLIIMITVLFIVHVYETVFLVKESENEMLKNAQLEKAKIEAELEALKNQIDPHFIFNSLNTLSHLIEERPEKARQFNDNLADVYRYILQNKGRELVLLREEMAFLQDYFSLLTIRFEQAIQLELDIPACAYDEYLVPPISLQLLIENAIKHNEFSDAMPLAIRVLLQGELLVVSNPVQKKTFRRLSSRIGLNNLRERYKLTTNTDIGIKVENNEFIVSLPVLKIN; this is translated from the coding sequence ATGAAAACTAAACAGCCGGGGACGAAATCCCCTATCACCATGAAGGTGAACGATATTGGCTTCCGGCTGATCCTGATCCCCTTTTGCGGTATCCTGATCCCTATTGCAGCTCACCTGGTGGACCATGCGAAATTCAGCGTCTGGCAGATCCTGCTCAGTTACCTGTTCACCATTGGTATCGCCTTCCTGGTCTGGCATGGTAACCGTTACCTGCTCTTTACCCTGCGCAGTTATTTCAACTGGTTCAATAAGCCCATACGGAAAATAGTGGTGCTGGTCATGGCCGCCACCTGTTTTACCATTCCCATCAGCGTCCTGCTGCTCCTGATCTGGCACCAGCTCTTCAGCCAGGGTATTGTTAACTGGGAGGCGGTCAAGCAAAGCACCCTGATCATTATGATCACCGTACTCTTTATTGTACATGTATATGAAACCGTTTTCCTGGTAAAGGAATCGGAGAACGAAATGCTGAAGAATGCACAGCTGGAGAAGGCCAAGATAGAGGCGGAGCTGGAAGCCCTGAAGAACCAGATAGATCCGCATTTTATCTTCAATTCCCTAAACACCCTCTCCCACCTGATAGAAGAAAGACCGGAGAAAGCCCGGCAGTTCAACGATAACCTGGCGGATGTTTACCGGTATATTCTCCAGAACAAGGGCCGGGAGCTGGTGTTGCTTCGGGAAGAGATGGCCTTCCTGCAGGATTATTTTTCCCTGCTCACCATCCGGTTTGAGCAGGCCATACAGCTGGAACTGGATATTCCCGCCTGTGCGTATGACGAATACCTGGTTCCTCCCATTTCCCTGCAGCTGCTGATCGAGAACGCCATCAAGCACAATGAATTTTCCGATGCCATGCCCCTGGCCATCCGGGTGCTGCTGCAGGGTGAGCTGCTGGTGGTCAGTAACCCGGTCCAGAAAAAGACCTTTCGCCGGCTTTCTTCCCGGATCGGATTGAATAACCTGCGGGAGCGGTACAAGCTCACTACCAATACCGATATTGGTATCAAGGTGGAGAACAATGAATTCATTGTATCATTGCCCGTGCTAAAAATCAACTGA
- a CDS encoding LytTR family DNA-binding domain-containing protein — protein MTVIIVEDEKPAAEKLQKSLAACDPELEVLAVLGTVKDTVSWFHQNPVPELIFMDIELSDGLSFRIFEKVAISCPVIFITAYDDYWQEAFEHNSIDYLLKPVKEEKLLAALRKYDKLKQYFAGNYQQLVNWQAQPPNSGYRKRFLVKRGLDYISIKTEDIAYFYAAHKLVCMVDSKGQKFILDQSLSDIENQLDPASFYRVSRKYLINMSAIKRIKAWPKSKLLLEVEPPLPEEIIISQENVAAFKQWMGQ, from the coding sequence ATGACCGTTATCATAGTAGAAGATGAAAAACCGGCGGCCGAAAAGCTGCAGAAGTCCCTCGCCGCCTGCGACCCCGAGCTGGAAGTGCTGGCTGTGCTGGGCACCGTGAAGGATACGGTCAGCTGGTTCCACCAGAATCCGGTGCCGGAGCTGATATTTATGGATATTGAGCTGAGCGACGGGCTTTCTTTCCGGATATTTGAGAAGGTAGCCATCAGTTGCCCCGTTATTTTCATTACAGCCTATGATGATTACTGGCAGGAGGCCTTTGAGCACAACAGCATCGATTACCTGTTGAAACCGGTGAAGGAGGAAAAGCTGCTGGCCGCTCTCCGTAAATATGATAAACTGAAACAATATTTTGCCGGCAACTACCAGCAGCTGGTCAACTGGCAGGCCCAACCGCCCAATAGCGGGTACCGGAAGCGTTTCCTGGTGAAAAGGGGGCTGGATTATATCAGCATCAAAACGGAGGACATTGCCTATTTCTATGCCGCCCATAAGCTGGTGTGTATGGTGGACAGCAAAGGACAGAAATTCATCCTGGACCAGTCACTCAGCGATATTGAGAACCAGCTGGACCCTGCCAGTTTTTACCGGGTTAGCCGCAAATACCTGATCAATATGTCGGCCATCAAACGGATCAAGGCCTGGCCCAAGAGCAAACTGCTGCTGGAAGTGGAGCCGCCACTGCCGGAGGAGATCATAATCAGCCAGGAAAATGTGGCCGCTTTCAAGCAGTGGATGGGGCAATAA
- a CDS encoding DUF1579 domain-containing protein, with the protein MKRFASALCALSVLTILSCNDAGSGTADKTDTSKPAEPIASEPAPPPPSMDSAAMVKAWNDYKTPGEVHKMLAAQSGNWTSDIKMWMDPSKPPMTSKSKDVYKMVLGGRYQESTHNGSMMGEPFTGVSTLAYDNAKKKFINTWIDDMGTGLMVMEGDYDAASKTLNLKGEMVDPTTGKDCKVRQVVTFVDDKNMSVEMYMNPPGLDKEFKTMEIKSVKQ; encoded by the coding sequence ATGAAACGATTTGCCTCCGCTTTATGCGCGTTGTCTGTTCTTACTATACTTAGCTGTAACGATGCTGGCAGTGGTACTGCCGACAAAACGGATACCAGCAAACCGGCTGAACCTATTGCTTCAGAACCGGCGCCGCCTCCACCCTCTATGGATTCTGCTGCTATGGTAAAAGCCTGGAACGATTACAAGACGCCCGGCGAGGTACATAAAATGCTGGCAGCCCAGAGCGGCAACTGGACCTCCGATATCAAGATGTGGATGGACCCCAGTAAACCACCCATGACCAGCAAATCAAAAGATGTGTATAAAATGGTCCTTGGCGGCCGTTACCAGGAAAGCACGCATAACGGCAGTATGATGGGCGAACCATTTACAGGCGTCAGCACCCTGGCCTACGACAATGCAAAGAAAAAATTCATCAATACCTGGATCGATGATATGGGTACGGGCCTGATGGTGATGGAAGGTGATTATGACGCCGCCAGCAAAACACTGAACCTGAAAGGAGAAATGGTAGATCCTACCACCGGAAAAGATTGCAAGGTAAGGCAGGTGGTGACCTTTGTGGATGATAAGAACATGAGCGTAGAGATGTATATGAACCCTCCCGGGCTGGACAAAGAGTTCAAGACCATGGAGATCAAATCCGTTAAACAATAG